Proteins from a single region of Coraliomargarita parva:
- a CDS encoding NupC/NupG family nucleoside CNT transporter, producing MVISLAGYSFLILVAWLCSSSRSHINWRTVFGAVAIQFGFGALVLYVPFGKVALEWLATFVSAVIAFGDDGISFVFGSLSDPSQSFGFLFAFKVLPVIIFFSSLISVLYYIRVMPLIVQVIGGGIRFVLGTSRAESLSATANIFVGQTEAPLAIKPYLLRMTRSEFFAVMVGGMASIAGSVMAGYASMGIELKYLLAACFMAAPSGLLFAKLLLPETETPDNSKLEEDKEGAPVNLFDAAAHGASDGLKLALNVGAMLLAFIGLIALINGALSLVGTLFGFEDLSLQLVLGYLFSPLAWLIGLPWQDAVTGGSFIGQKLVLNEFVAFSELKPVLPDLAPRSQAIITFALCGFANFSSIAILLGGLGNLAPSRRPEIAELGMKTVLAGTLANLSSAAIAGMLIS from the coding sequence ATGGTTATCAGTCTTGCCGGTTACTCCTTCCTTATACTTGTCGCGTGGCTTTGCTCCTCCTCGCGCAGCCACATCAACTGGCGTACGGTCTTCGGCGCCGTCGCGATTCAGTTCGGGTTCGGCGCCCTGGTCCTGTATGTTCCCTTCGGTAAGGTCGCACTGGAGTGGTTGGCCACTTTCGTATCTGCTGTGATTGCCTTCGGTGACGACGGCATCTCCTTTGTCTTCGGGAGCCTGAGTGACCCGTCCCAGAGCTTCGGCTTTCTCTTCGCCTTCAAGGTCCTACCGGTCATCATTTTCTTTTCATCACTGATCTCAGTACTCTACTACATCCGGGTCATGCCGCTCATCGTCCAGGTCATCGGCGGCGGCATCCGTTTCGTACTGGGCACCAGCCGCGCGGAATCACTCAGCGCCACCGCCAATATTTTCGTCGGGCAAACCGAGGCGCCGCTCGCGATCAAGCCTTACCTGCTCCGCATGACCCGCTCGGAATTCTTTGCCGTCATGGTCGGCGGCATGGCCTCCATCGCCGGCAGCGTGATGGCCGGGTATGCCTCCATGGGCATCGAATTGAAGTACCTGCTGGCGGCCTGCTTCATGGCCGCGCCCTCCGGCCTGCTCTTTGCCAAGCTGCTCCTGCCGGAAACCGAGACCCCCGATAACAGCAAGCTGGAGGAAGACAAGGAAGGCGCGCCGGTCAACCTCTTCGATGCCGCCGCCCACGGTGCCAGCGACGGACTGAAACTCGCACTCAACGTCGGCGCCATGCTTCTGGCTTTTATCGGCCTCATCGCATTGATCAATGGTGCGCTCTCACTGGTCGGCACTCTTTTCGGATTCGAGGACCTGAGCCTCCAGCTCGTCCTCGGCTATCTCTTCAGCCCGCTCGCCTGGCTCATCGGACTCCCCTGGCAGGATGCGGTCACGGGCGGCTCCTTTATCGGTCAAAAGCTCGTACTCAACGAGTTTGTCGCCTTCTCGGAACTGAAGCCGGTCCTTCCGGATCTGGCCCCGCGCAGCCAGGCCATCATCACCTTCGCACTGTGCGGCTTCGCCAATTTCTCCTCGATTGCCATCCTTCTGGGTGGATTGGGCAACCTCGCACCCAGTCGCCGACCGGAAATCGCGGAACTCGGCATGAAAACAGTCCTCGCCGGCACTCTGGCCAACCTCTCAAGCGCTGCAATTGCCGGTATGCTTATCTCGTAA
- a CDS encoding YgaP family membrane protein: MNLDKAVMIFAGCVVLTSVALAFFISNWWLLLTVFAGCNMIQAAFTGFCPIVYLLRAFGIPAGCAFKGKNQADSE; encoded by the coding sequence ATGAACCTCGATAAAGCAGTCATGATCTTCGCAGGATGCGTCGTTCTGACGAGCGTCGCCCTCGCTTTTTTCATCAGCAACTGGTGGCTACTGCTCACCGTCTTTGCTGGTTGCAACATGATCCAGGCAGCCTTCACCGGCTTCTGTCCCATCGTCTATCTACTCCGTGCATTCGGCATCCCCGCCGGCTGCGCTTTCAAGGGCAAGAATCAGGCTGATTCAGAATAG
- the lpxA gene encoding acyl-ACP--UDP-N-acetylglucosamine O-acyltransferase, whose translation MSTEIHSTAVIEDGAELDDGVRVGPYAYIGPMAKIGKGTHVMHHATVDGATTMGENNEVHPYAYVGGKTHDLKYRGGSPGLRIGSGNVFREFTTVHCATTEETETVLGDHNLILSYSHVAHECIVGNHLVMSSHAALGGHVEVGDHVNIGWGSGVHQFCRIGDYAMAGAASKVVQDIPPYMIGDGNPAMVRTTNKVGMERSGFTPDQVSLVRRIFKVFYKEGLNRSQAIEKLVATEDAEDPVVRAFLEFVQGSQRGLA comes from the coding sequence ATGTCGACGGAAATACATTCCACCGCTGTCATCGAAGACGGGGCTGAATTGGACGACGGCGTCCGCGTCGGGCCCTACGCCTACATCGGCCCCATGGCCAAAATCGGCAAGGGCACACATGTGATGCACCATGCCACCGTGGATGGAGCTACGACCATGGGCGAAAACAACGAGGTGCATCCCTATGCCTATGTCGGGGGCAAGACTCATGATTTGAAGTACCGTGGCGGTTCGCCGGGGCTGCGGATCGGATCGGGCAATGTCTTCCGCGAATTTACCACTGTGCACTGCGCGACAACGGAGGAAACCGAGACCGTACTGGGTGACCACAATCTCATTCTGTCATACAGTCATGTGGCCCACGAATGTATTGTCGGGAATCACTTGGTCATGAGTAGCCATGCGGCTTTGGGAGGCCATGTGGAGGTCGGAGACCACGTCAATATCGGATGGGGTTCCGGCGTGCACCAGTTCTGCCGGATCGGCGACTACGCGATGGCGGGTGCAGCCTCCAAGGTTGTTCAGGACATTCCACCTTACATGATCGGGGACGGCAATCCCGCCATGGTTCGGACCACCAATAAGGTTGGTATGGAGCGTTCGGGATTTACCCCGGATCAGGTCTCTTTGGTGCGGCGCATCTTTAAGGTTTTCTACAAGGAAGGGCTCAATCGTAGCCAAGCCATCGAGAAACTCGTGGCGACGGAGGATGCGGAAGATCCCGTGGTCCGGGCCTTCCTTGAATTCGTCCAAGGCAGCCAGCGGGGCTTGGCTTAA
- a CDS encoding DUF6515 family protein translates to MKTYTKASTLIIGAILSAGIPLSAQHKPGPERGEPSPVYKQKEKKPESESSSFFSFGISLPNGSIEIAVGDSKYYEHRGTFYQKGPHGYHVAKPPVGAVVPALPPGCVRFYSGGVVYFRYGDVCYREARGGYIIVEIPVSVSKTPVTPAEEYHSVWLNEREYLFKDGQFFVNTPNGLSWVEAPLGATTKILPSDAKSIWYQEIEYFESDDIFFRKTPDGYKVVKTPWK, encoded by the coding sequence ATGAAAACCTATACCAAAGCCAGCACGCTCATTATCGGAGCCATCCTCTCGGCCGGCATTCCACTGTCCGCACAACACAAGCCCGGTCCGGAGCGGGGGGAACCGAGTCCGGTCTACAAGCAAAAGGAGAAGAAACCGGAATCTGAAAGCAGCAGCTTCTTCTCGTTCGGAATCTCCCTGCCAAACGGCTCGATTGAGATCGCGGTCGGAGACAGCAAATACTACGAGCACCGCGGCACCTTCTATCAAAAGGGCCCCCACGGCTACCATGTCGCGAAGCCTCCGGTCGGCGCAGTCGTGCCAGCCCTGCCTCCGGGTTGCGTGCGCTTCTACTCGGGCGGTGTCGTTTATTTCCGCTACGGGGATGTCTGCTACCGCGAAGCACGCGGCGGCTACATCATCGTGGAAATACCGGTGAGCGTTTCCAAGACCCCGGTGACACCGGCCGAGGAGTACCACTCGGTCTGGCTAAACGAAAGGGAATACCTATTCAAGGACGGACAATTCTTCGTCAACACACCAAACGGGTTATCCTGGGTGGAAGCACCGCTCGGAGCCACGACCAAAATCCTGCCTTCCGACGCCAAGAGCATCTGGTATCAGGAAATTGAATACTTCGAGTCGGACGACATCTTCTTCCGCAAGACTCCGGACGGATACAAGGTAGTGAAGACGCCATGGAAATAA
- a CDS encoding adenine deaminase gives MKITAALSTIGILMAAGVSLPAEPSKVAVATPLEKDRPFDFNEEATARQQATLVALGKKQADLLLSNVTLLNVHLGIWEENQDIVVSGERIAWVGDHGTYPGTAKETVDLTGRWAVPGFGESHKHIESSHVTPEYEAPMVLSDGNTWTVEGSHEMSNVIGMDNHEFWLLAEEAGSPQKVFVGVGSATPPTAFEMGGGYYGYEEMKHFMEDDLRVLGLDEVMDWSSVWNPEMPGYRRLWEMMQATWESRGVVEGHGSGLVAPDAINAFAAAGLSSDHGVTLAEEGWEKLSRGVFLQLKPDALPKVIPYLIEQGLKDWSHTSVSTDDRDVAASLELGTMDYNVRMAIDSGAPIETAYAMASLYPARHWHVEHLVGSLAPGRYADVVVLSDPATVAIEEVYVNGVLAYDDGKYLLGIPEVTYPEWAYNTVNIGRELTADDFVIPAPEDGGDTATAALLEMFYFEEDFKTAELPIVDGAVQRDSEAGITKCALVDRYHGNAQVGKMFWRGVGPKTPNSAVACSISHDLHNVWSLGSSDEAMAKAVNAVAELGGGWALVREGEVVATVKYEVGGLMSQRSAEAVAAELEVLYEEADQMEWLGAPGLPKRMIFAYLTCTPWKWVLVAPYEGNEQGLVNVTTGATHPVVW, from the coding sequence ATGAAAATCACCGCTGCTCTCTCTACCATTGGCATCCTCATGGCTGCGGGCGTCTCGCTCCCGGCCGAACCTTCCAAAGTCGCGGTGGCGACTCCGCTGGAGAAGGACCGGCCTTTTGACTTCAATGAAGAAGCGACCGCCCGACAACAGGCGACCTTGGTGGCTTTAGGGAAGAAGCAGGCGGATCTCCTGCTCAGTAATGTGACGCTTCTAAACGTGCACTTGGGAATATGGGAGGAGAACCAGGATATCGTGGTCTCCGGAGAGCGTATTGCCTGGGTCGGGGATCATGGCACTTATCCGGGGACGGCGAAGGAGACGGTGGACCTGACGGGGCGTTGGGCGGTGCCGGGTTTTGGTGAGTCGCACAAGCATATTGAAAGCAGCCACGTGACGCCCGAGTATGAGGCCCCCATGGTTTTGTCGGACGGCAATACCTGGACGGTCGAAGGATCGCATGAGATGTCCAATGTGATCGGCATGGACAACCATGAGTTCTGGTTGCTGGCCGAGGAGGCGGGGAGTCCGCAAAAGGTGTTTGTCGGAGTCGGTTCGGCCACGCCCCCGACCGCATTTGAAATGGGAGGAGGTTATTACGGCTACGAGGAAATGAAGCATTTCATGGAAGACGATTTGCGCGTTCTCGGACTCGACGAGGTGATGGACTGGTCCAGTGTGTGGAATCCGGAGATGCCGGGCTATCGCCGCCTGTGGGAAATGATGCAGGCGACCTGGGAAAGCCGGGGTGTGGTGGAAGGTCACGGTTCGGGGCTGGTGGCGCCGGATGCGATCAATGCCTTTGCCGCAGCGGGATTGTCCAGCGACCACGGTGTGACCTTGGCTGAAGAAGGATGGGAGAAACTGAGCCGCGGGGTCTTTTTGCAGTTGAAGCCGGATGCCTTGCCGAAGGTGATACCGTATCTGATCGAGCAGGGCTTGAAGGATTGGTCGCATACGAGCGTGTCGACGGACGACCGCGATGTGGCGGCTTCTCTGGAGCTCGGCACCATGGATTACAATGTGCGCATGGCGATCGATTCCGGCGCACCCATCGAAACCGCTTATGCGATGGCTTCGCTCTATCCGGCCCGCCATTGGCACGTCGAGCACCTGGTCGGGAGTCTCGCTCCGGGGCGTTACGCTGATGTGGTCGTCCTTTCCGATCCGGCTACCGTCGCGATCGAGGAGGTCTATGTGAACGGTGTGCTGGCGTATGACGACGGCAAGTACCTCTTGGGGATTCCTGAGGTTACGTATCCGGAATGGGCCTACAATACTGTGAACATCGGTCGTGAACTCACCGCGGACGATTTTGTGATTCCGGCTCCGGAGGATGGCGGGGATACCGCGACCGCAGCCTTACTTGAGATGTTCTACTTCGAGGAGGACTTTAAGACCGCGGAACTGCCGATCGTGGACGGCGCGGTGCAGCGCGACAGCGAGGCGGGCATTACCAAGTGCGCACTGGTGGATCGCTATCACGGCAACGCCCAGGTCGGCAAAATGTTCTGGCGCGGCGTGGGGCCGAAGACCCCGAATTCGGCGGTCGCCTGTTCCATTTCGCACGACCTGCATAATGTCTGGTCCTTGGGTTCCAGTGACGAGGCGATGGCCAAAGCCGTCAATGCGGTGGCCGAGCTGGGCGGCGGCTGGGCGCTCGTGCGTGAGGGCGAAGTGGTGGCTACTGTGAAGTACGAAGTCGGCGGATTGATGTCGCAACGCAGTGCCGAAGCAGTCGCAGCCGAGCTCGAAGTCTTGTACGAGGAAGCCGACCAGATGGAGTGGTTGGGTGCACCGGGTTTGCCCAAGCGCATGATCTTTGCCTACCTGACCTGCACGCCATGGAAATGGGTGCTGGTGGCGCCTTATGAAGGAAACGAACAGGGTCTGGTCAATGTCACGACAGGTGCGACACACCCGGTTGTCTGGTAA
- a CDS encoding type II toxin-antitoxin system Phd/YefM family antitoxin — protein sequence MAEAKARFSEAVASCAEEPQILYNRKKPVAALIDIKEYEAFLEYKKSTKKKSLAEMLDELEEINQREPEMDELPPRTSRPVPYFDDLDDE from the coding sequence ATCGCCGAGGCGAAGGCGCGCTTCTCGGAAGCAGTGGCCTCCTGCGCCGAGGAGCCACAGATCCTCTATAACCGGAAGAAACCGGTCGCCGCCTTGATCGACATCAAGGAATACGAAGCCTTTCTGGAATACAAAAAGTCCACGAAAAAGAAGAGCCTCGCGGAAATGCTGGACGAGCTGGAAGAGATCAACCAGCGCGAACCGGAGATGGATGAACTACCACCGCGAACGAGTCGGCCAGTTCCGTATTTCGATGATTTGGATGACGAATGA
- a CDS encoding aldo/keto reductase — protein MEKRRLGRSGLVVSEICMGTMTFGSQLEEKASFEVMDYAYDHGVDFFDTAEIYPVPPKAEWVHRTETIVGKWLKGKDRDSILLATKVVGPGHGWFVPPVRKGKTALDRHHIRTAIEGSLCRLQTDYVDLYQTHWPDHDFGYEETLEVLTELVEEGKVRVIGSSNETEWGTMKANQTAKELGLARYQTIQNNFSINNRRFEDALADICRREGISLLPYSPIAGGVLSGKYNDGQLPEGARFTDYLKGDGERQKIMAKRFVNEKSLATTAALMQLAESHGMDVVTLAVAWSKQHDFVASTIIGANSIEQLKPSLAAADLKLSDEILQAIDAISADYPYPMG, from the coding sequence ATGGAAAAAAGACGTTTAGGACGCAGTGGACTGGTGGTTTCGGAAATTTGCATGGGGACCATGACTTTTGGTTCCCAGTTGGAAGAGAAGGCCTCTTTCGAGGTGATGGACTATGCCTACGACCACGGAGTGGACTTCTTTGACACTGCGGAGATCTATCCGGTGCCGCCCAAGGCGGAATGGGTACACCGTACGGAGACGATCGTCGGCAAGTGGCTGAAGGGTAAAGACCGCGATTCCATTCTTTTGGCCACGAAGGTGGTCGGCCCCGGGCATGGCTGGTTTGTGCCGCCGGTGCGCAAGGGCAAGACGGCACTGGACCGTCATCATATCCGGACGGCGATCGAAGGCAGCCTGTGCCGCCTGCAGACGGACTACGTCGATTTGTATCAGACGCACTGGCCGGACCATGATTTCGGTTATGAGGAAACTCTGGAGGTGCTTACCGAGCTGGTCGAGGAAGGAAAGGTCCGTGTGATCGGTAGTTCCAACGAGACGGAATGGGGCACCATGAAGGCCAATCAGACCGCGAAGGAGCTCGGTTTGGCCCGCTATCAGACCATCCAGAACAATTTCTCGATCAACAACCGGCGCTTCGAGGATGCACTGGCCGATATCTGCCGCCGTGAAGGCATCAGCCTGTTGCCATACTCGCCGATCGCGGGCGGCGTGCTCAGCGGCAAGTACAATGATGGGCAGCTTCCTGAAGGTGCACGCTTTACCGACTACCTGAAGGGGGATGGCGAGCGCCAGAAGATCATGGCCAAGCGCTTCGTCAACGAGAAGAGCCTGGCCACGACCGCGGCGCTGATGCAGTTGGCCGAGTCGCACGGCATGGATGTCGTGACCCTCGCCGTCGCCTGGAGCAAGCAGCATGACTTCGTTGCTTCCACCATCATCGGCGCGAATTCCATCGAGCAGCTCAAGCCCAGCCTCGCGGCCGCGGACCTGAAGCTCAGTGATGAGATTCTGCAGGCCATCGATGCGATCTCGGCGGATTACCCCTACCCGATGGGCTAG
- a CDS encoding MotA/TolQ/ExbB proton channel family protein, with translation MEITNPHRLVFEEQELEARLGFQPGKYTNPNKTLAFLIAGVLWFAFYTALHFLPPEIRSHRLVSIFTERGSIQYITSYAFLWGLILVWLKSRKAEVQSSALRILLNKNFGCYRFAPDNAEQWHTWVNRLADKPQKYMLLNRLRVAFASLANMRDPGGLPEILNHHAESDELQIESSYSLIQTLLYAIPVLGFIGTVLGLGNAIGGFGHTLSAGTENLNGLIESLQAVAGGLSVAFDTTLLALIASLILQIYTSFERAQESAFLEDCNFFIQNEFYPNLRPCANPEETAPWQPLGT, from the coding sequence ATGGAAATAACAAACCCGCACCGCCTGGTATTCGAGGAGCAGGAACTCGAGGCCCGCCTCGGGTTCCAACCGGGGAAGTACACAAACCCGAACAAGACACTGGCATTCCTCATCGCCGGAGTGCTCTGGTTCGCATTCTACACCGCCCTTCACTTCCTGCCGCCGGAGATCCGTAGCCACCGGCTGGTCAGCATCTTCACGGAGCGCGGAAGCATCCAGTACATCACAAGCTACGCTTTTCTCTGGGGCCTGATTCTGGTCTGGCTCAAGTCAAGAAAAGCGGAAGTACAGTCCTCCGCACTCCGCATCCTGCTGAACAAGAACTTCGGTTGTTACCGCTTCGCACCGGACAACGCCGAGCAATGGCACACATGGGTCAACCGTCTTGCTGACAAGCCGCAGAAGTACATGCTGCTGAACCGGCTGCGTGTCGCGTTCGCCTCACTGGCCAACATGCGGGATCCCGGCGGTTTGCCGGAAATTCTCAATCATCACGCGGAGTCCGACGAGCTGCAAATTGAAAGCAGCTACAGTCTCATCCAAACGCTGCTCTATGCCATACCGGTGCTCGGCTTTATCGGCACGGTACTGGGGCTGGGCAATGCAATTGGCGGTTTCGGCCACACGCTTTCGGCCGGCACGGAAAACCTGAACGGCCTGATCGAATCGCTGCAAGCCGTGGCGGGCGGTCTCTCCGTGGCCTTTGACACCACACTCCTGGCCTTGATCGCCAGCCTGATCCTACAGATCTACACATCCTTCGAACGCGCCCAGGAAAGCGCATTTCTGGAGGACTGTAATTTCTTCATCCAGAATGAATTCTACCCGAACCTTCGCCCCTGCGCCAATCCGGAGGAAACCGCGCCTTGGCAACCGCTCGGAACCTGA
- a CDS encoding type II toxin-antitoxin system VapC family toxin, which produces MKQYLCDANIISELMRRKPNECVRSWSRQIDELSISVITIDEIGYGLHRQNLTDRINWFKCFIADNCTVLPVDNEVALRAGQVRGQFASKGIARSQPDMLIAATAWAHKLTLATRNTKDFEGTDVPLFNPFGE; this is translated from the coding sequence ATGAAGCAGTATCTTTGCGACGCCAACATCATCAGCGAACTGATGCGACGAAAACCAAACGAATGCGTGAGATCCTGGTCCCGGCAAATCGATGAATTATCCATTAGCGTAATAACCATAGACGAAATCGGCTACGGACTTCACCGGCAGAATCTTACTGATCGAATCAATTGGTTTAAATGTTTTATTGCAGACAACTGCACGGTCCTTCCAGTCGACAATGAAGTAGCGCTCCGGGCAGGACAAGTGCGTGGGCAGTTCGCATCCAAAGGAATCGCACGATCCCAACCCGACATGCTGATTGCTGCTACGGCCTGGGCTCATAAGCTGACCTTGGCCACGCGAAACACGAAAGACTTCGAAGGCACGGACGTGCCGCTTTTTAATCCTTTTGGTGAGTAA
- a CDS encoding ArsR/SmtB family transcription factor → MMALNHTDRFSAEYSELAAFAGAMAHPARIAIINLLQEKGAASCGEIVAMLPLAQATISQHLQVLVKVGLLQRQNKGPKTCYSINCDALRSFCHNFQCTLGTVEQENNTEQSK, encoded by the coding sequence ATGATGGCACTGAACCATACAGACCGCTTTTCGGCCGAATATAGCGAACTCGCCGCTTTCGCCGGAGCGATGGCGCATCCCGCGCGAATTGCGATCATCAACCTGCTTCAGGAGAAAGGCGCAGCCTCCTGCGGTGAAATCGTGGCGATGCTTCCACTGGCCCAGGCAACGATTTCGCAACACCTGCAAGTGCTCGTAAAGGTCGGCTTGCTTCAGCGTCAAAACAAGGGTCCTAAGACTTGCTACTCAATAAACTGCGATGCTCTCCGCAGTTTTTGCCACAATTTCCAGTGCACCCTCGGCACTGTCGAACAAGAGAACAATACCGAACAATCAAAATAA
- a CDS encoding PAS domain-containing protein has translation MRLYTEFASAERSSWEELYQQITSIKSCSSLVDLYDQLDENLMLLNQHRQIVYLNPTCLRMLGLDDPAKAYGCRPGEVMHCCHATEDSNGCGTSWHCRFCQALRAYMASQSGRVAVKNCHIQLEYSNQTIHCRIGCITMRVNGQPYTLLQIEPIDTSSSSKQDERLQDLRRR, from the coding sequence ATGAGGCTCTATACCGAATTTGCATCGGCCGAACGGTCCAGCTGGGAAGAACTCTACCAGCAAATCACCTCCATCAAGTCCTGCAGTAGCCTCGTCGACCTGTACGACCAGCTGGATGAAAACCTAATGCTGCTGAACCAGCACCGGCAAATCGTGTACCTGAATCCAACCTGCCTGCGAATGTTGGGCTTGGACGATCCGGCCAAAGCCTACGGGTGCCGCCCGGGCGAGGTCATGCACTGTTGCCATGCCACCGAGGACTCCAATGGCTGCGGCACCTCCTGGCATTGCCGTTTTTGCCAGGCCTTGCGCGCGTACATGGCAAGCCAGTCCGGCCGCGTCGCGGTGAAGAACTGCCACATCCAACTTGAATACAGCAACCAGACCATACACTGCCGGATCGGCTGTATCACGATGCGTGTCAATGGGCAGCCATACACCTTGCTCCAAATCGAACCGATCGACACAAGCAGCAGCTCAAAACAGGACGAACGTCTCCAGGACCTGAGACGCCGCTAA
- a CDS encoding bifunctional UDP-3-O-[3-hydroxymyristoyl] N-acetylglucosamine deacetylase/3-hydroxyacyl-ACP dehydratase — protein MKQRTILREVSISGKSLHTGEEVHLTLKPAPVNHGIVFKRMDLYGKPELKTLIDLVDDLVRSTTIADGHAKVHTVEHVLSALNGCGVDNVLIEMDASEPPILDGSAKHFVNLVQQAEPVEQDAEREYFVLDEPISVTRGSSSIIALPHDGFRITCTSADDRGIHTQHLMLDVDPETYIAQIAPARTFTIYEDIEELLKLGKIKGGSLDSAIVIKGDKIVSKEPLRFKDEFVRHKMLDIIGDIVLVGMPIKAHIIGVRPGHALNAELSKALRKKMLDKAKGAKKEAAAKDRPRMVEAHESSLDIRRVLDLLPHRYPFVMIDRVLEIIDENELVALKNVTINEPYFQGHYPGRPVMPGVLQIEAMAQAAGVLLLRRIPVGENKIAFFMSTDKVKFRQAVEPGDSLEVHVKLNKVRGNKLANASAECKVGGKVVSSAELMFMLADTQD, from the coding sequence ATGAAGCAGCGCACCATCTTGAGGGAAGTCTCCATTAGCGGGAAGTCCTTGCACACGGGCGAAGAAGTCCATCTCACGCTTAAACCGGCACCGGTGAATCACGGGATTGTCTTTAAGCGCATGGACCTTTACGGCAAGCCGGAGCTCAAAACGCTGATCGACTTGGTTGACGATCTGGTGCGGAGTACCACCATTGCGGACGGTCATGCCAAGGTGCATACTGTCGAGCACGTACTGAGCGCTCTGAATGGCTGCGGGGTCGATAACGTGCTGATCGAGATGGATGCCAGTGAGCCCCCTATCCTGGATGGTTCAGCCAAGCATTTTGTCAACTTGGTCCAACAGGCGGAACCGGTCGAACAGGATGCGGAACGTGAATATTTCGTCCTCGACGAGCCGATTTCTGTGACCCGTGGCAGCAGTTCCATTATTGCCCTGCCGCATGACGGTTTCCGTATCACCTGCACCTCGGCGGATGACCGCGGCATCCATACCCAGCACCTGATGCTTGATGTGGATCCCGAGACCTACATCGCGCAGATTGCTCCGGCACGTACGTTCACCATCTACGAGGACATTGAGGAGTTGCTCAAGCTGGGCAAGATCAAGGGCGGCAGTCTCGACAGTGCCATCGTTATCAAAGGAGATAAAATCGTTTCCAAGGAACCGCTGCGTTTCAAGGACGAGTTTGTCCGTCACAAGATGCTCGATATCATCGGTGACATCGTTCTTGTGGGGATGCCGATCAAGGCGCACATCATCGGGGTGCGGCCCGGCCACGCCCTGAATGCCGAGCTTTCCAAGGCGCTGCGCAAGAAGATGCTGGATAAGGCCAAGGGGGCGAAAAAGGAGGCGGCAGCCAAGGACCGACCGAGAATGGTGGAAGCACACGAAAGCAGCCTTGATATTCGCCGTGTGCTGGACCTGCTCCCGCATCGCTATCCCTTTGTCATGATCGACCGTGTGTTGGAGATCATCGACGAAAACGAGTTGGTGGCCCTCAAGAACGTGACCATCAATGAACCTTACTTTCAAGGGCACTATCCGGGACGTCCTGTCATGCCGGGGGTCCTGCAGATTGAAGCCATGGCCCAGGCGGCCGGTGTGCTCCTGCTCCGGCGCATTCCCGTAGGGGAGAACAAAATCGCCTTTTTCATGAGCACGGACAAGGTGAAGTTCCGTCAGGCCGTCGAGCCCGGAGATTCCCTTGAGGTGCATGTGAAGCTGAACAAGGTTCGTGGCAACAAGTTGGCCAATGCCAGTGCCGAGTGCAAGGTTGGCGGCAAGGTCGTCTCTAGCGCCGAACTGATGTTCATGTTGGCGGATACTCAGGACTAA